In the genome of Opitutia bacterium KCR 482, one region contains:
- a CDS encoding FAD-dependent oxidoreductase: MNTKKALFAFAAAVAAFSASGVYADLPAPTTPNPGLKYYYPLPKSENPVENEYDIVVYGGTPAGVGAALQARRMGKTSALYVFRRHVGGMTSGGLTESDIGKKSSLGGAVVEFYKRLGKWTGFRPSDAERVFLEMLQEAGVPVYFEHRLEKVEKKDGRITRLVFENGNSAKGKMFVDGTYEGDLMAMAGVSYMLGREDNERFGETYNGTYFSKHSHLPRHAVDPYVVPGDPSSGLIEGVADSKVDVLGKGDKKLQAYCFRMWVSKKDPHIEWQKPANYRPERFELLKRYVNGAPSTFWNLRYSTGPVKLNEGDCNNAGPISIDHVGANFGWVEASYAEREKIFQDHVDYQMGFMFFLANDSSVPKELRDRVAAFGPALSEFPETNHWPHELYVREGRRMLSDYVMTQADCQGKRVAPDSVGLGSYQMDSHHIERVVRDGKVAMEGGFEKPVRIAYPISYRSLVPMKSECQNLFVPFALSASHVAFGSIRMEPNVMILGQSSATAAAIAIDDNVAVQDVDYQKLRARLVKDGQKLDGFKK, encoded by the coding sequence ATGAACACAAAAAAAGCATTGTTTGCATTCGCGGCGGCGGTCGCGGCGTTCTCGGCAAGCGGCGTTTACGCCGACCTCCCCGCGCCAACGACGCCCAACCCCGGCCTTAAATACTACTATCCCCTTCCCAAGTCGGAAAATCCCGTAGAAAACGAATACGACATCGTAGTCTACGGCGGCACGCCCGCGGGCGTCGGCGCGGCTTTGCAGGCGCGCCGCATGGGCAAAACCTCCGCGCTATACGTTTTCAGAAGACACGTCGGCGGCATGACGAGCGGCGGCCTCACGGAATCCGACATCGGCAAGAAAAGCTCGCTCGGCGGCGCGGTAGTCGAGTTCTACAAGAGACTCGGCAAATGGACGGGTTTCCGCCCGTCGGACGCCGAAAGGGTCTTCCTTGAAATGTTGCAGGAAGCCGGCGTTCCCGTCTACTTCGAACACCGCCTCGAAAAGGTCGAAAAGAAAGACGGCCGCATCACGAGGCTCGTTTTCGAAAACGGAAATTCAGCAAAGGGCAAAATGTTCGTAGACGGCACTTACGAGGGCGACCTCATGGCGATGGCGGGCGTTTCGTACATGCTCGGCCGCGAAGACAACGAACGCTTCGGAGAAACGTACAACGGCACATATTTCTCGAAACACAGCCACCTGCCCCGCCACGCGGTAGACCCCTATGTCGTCCCCGGCGACCCGTCGAGCGGACTCATCGAGGGTGTTGCGGACTCGAAAGTAGACGTTCTCGGCAAGGGCGACAAAAAGCTTCAGGCGTACTGTTTCAGAATGTGGGTTTCGAAAAAAGACCCGCACATCGAATGGCAGAAGCCCGCAAATTACAGACCCGAACGCTTCGAGCTTCTCAAACGCTACGTCAACGGCGCGCCCTCGACGTTCTGGAATCTCAGATACAGCACGGGGCCCGTCAAGCTCAACGAAGGCGACTGCAACAACGCGGGCCCGATTTCCATCGACCACGTCGGCGCAAACTTCGGCTGGGTTGAGGCTTCGTACGCCGAACGCGAAAAAATCTTCCAAGACCACGTAGACTACCAAATGGGCTTCATGTTCTTCCTCGCGAACGACTCGTCCGTTCCGAAGGAACTCCGCGACCGCGTTGCGGCGTTCGGCCCCGCGCTCTCCGAATTCCCCGAAACAAACCACTGGCCGCACGAACTTTACGTCCGCGAAGGCCGCCGCATGCTCTCCGACTACGTGATGACGCAGGCGGACTGCCAGGGCAAGAGGGTTGCGCCCGACTCCGTTGGCTTGGGCAGCTACCAGATGGACTCACACCACATCGAACGCGTCGTCCGCGACGGCAAGGTCGCCATGGAGGGCGGTTTCGAAAAACCCGTGAGAATCGCCTACCCCATCAGCTACCGCAGTCTCGTTCCGATGAAGTCGGAATGCCAGAACCTCTTTGTGCCGTTCGCGCTCTCGGCGTCGCACGTGGCTTTCGGCTCAATCAGAATGGAGCCGAACGTAATGATTTTGGGTCAAAGCTCGGCTACGGCGGCGGCGATTGCAATCGACGACAACGTCGCGGTTCAGGACGTGGACTACCAGAAGCTCCGCGCCCGCCTCGTCAAGGACGGTCAGAAGCTTGACGGCTTCAAAAAATAG
- a CDS encoding cation-translocating P-type ATPase translates to MDNESEKHGHSCCCGHKHEEELHSCCGGHAAGGMHSCCSGGGKKYVPTSVKLWLSGLSLVAGFVLSKTWAGFSPLADPSWIAVALCGLPIFAAARNALENGRIGAPALVSLAMIATIALQFAVECGAESGGGHGGHGYIFAAGEIAFLMACGEALEERTVGRAKRGVRRLAELAPKTAFVKNPDGSLREKPISELSAGDIVAVKPHSAIPADGTIVVGRTSVDQSNFTGESMPADKAEGDRVFAATTNLSGAIEVRVEKAGGDSEAGKLARLVEEAAGTRAPISRIANVWAGRLVVVALLASVAVFFIVKFGFGLSAMTALVRSATALVVFCPCAFVLATPTAIAATIGRFARLGVIVKSGAAIETLAKTDTLVFDKTGTLTKGEIKVAGIIACDGDARALARLAASAERLSEHPIAAAISEFARAEKIEALPAENFVSVPGRGISCETALGKIEVCKRGAFAGEIEGSKILSDFEKQHGGETLVAVALDGNLRGLIALGDTLRGEAKTAVDELRALSIDAEMLTGDNEAAAKAVADAVGIAKFSANAMPADKFNEVERLAKSGRTVCMVGDGVNDAPALAAANASVAMGKIGNDMAVENADITLLSDGIAEIPRIIKFSRKTMAVIKTNMGISLTVSALAITASAFGLLDPVSGALLHNLSSIFVVSNSARLSGQ, encoded by the coding sequence ATGGATAACGAAAGCGAAAAACACGGTCATTCGTGCTGCTGCGGGCACAAGCACGAAGAGGAACTTCACAGCTGCTGCGGCGGACACGCCGCGGGCGGAATGCACTCGTGCTGCTCGGGCGGCGGAAAAAAATACGTTCCGACGTCCGTAAAGCTCTGGCTGTCGGGGCTGTCGCTCGTGGCGGGATTCGTTCTCTCGAAAACTTGGGCGGGATTTTCGCCGCTCGCCGACCCGTCGTGGATTGCGGTGGCGCTTTGCGGACTGCCGATTTTCGCCGCGGCGCGAAACGCCCTCGAAAACGGAAGAATCGGCGCGCCGGCGCTCGTTTCGCTTGCGATGATTGCGACTATCGCGCTTCAATTCGCGGTCGAATGCGGCGCGGAATCGGGCGGAGGACACGGCGGGCACGGGTACATTTTTGCGGCGGGCGAAATCGCGTTTCTGATGGCGTGCGGAGAGGCTCTCGAAGAAAGAACGGTCGGACGCGCCAAGCGGGGGGTTCGCAGGCTCGCGGAGCTTGCGCCCAAAACCGCGTTCGTGAAAAATCCCGACGGCTCGCTTCGGGAAAAACCGATTTCGGAGCTGAGCGCGGGCGATATTGTGGCGGTCAAGCCGCACTCGGCAATCCCCGCCGACGGCACGATTGTTGTTGGGCGCACTTCCGTCGACCAGTCGAACTTCACGGGCGAATCAATGCCCGCCGACAAGGCGGAGGGCGACCGCGTGTTTGCCGCAACGACAAACCTTTCGGGCGCGATTGAAGTGCGAGTCGAAAAAGCGGGCGGCGACTCCGAAGCGGGAAAGCTTGCGCGGCTTGTCGAGGAGGCGGCGGGCACGCGCGCGCCGATTTCGCGCATCGCAAACGTCTGGGCGGGGCGGCTCGTGGTTGTGGCGCTGCTCGCGTCGGTCGCGGTATTTTTCATCGTAAAATTCGGCTTCGGACTGTCGGCGATGACGGCTCTTGTGAGGTCGGCAACCGCGCTCGTTGTGTTCTGCCCGTGCGCGTTCGTGCTCGCGACGCCGACGGCGATTGCCGCAACCATCGGCAGGTTCGCAAGGCTCGGCGTAATCGTTAAAAGCGGCGCGGCGATAGAAACGCTCGCGAAAACCGACACTCTCGTTTTCGACAAGACGGGCACGCTCACAAAGGGCGAAATCAAGGTGGCTGGAATCATAGCTTGCGACGGCGACGCACGCGCCCTCGCAAGGCTTGCCGCGTCCGCCGAACGGCTCTCGGAGCACCCCATTGCGGCGGCAATCTCCGAATTCGCTAGGGCGGAAAAAATCGAGGCTTTGCCCGCCGAAAATTTCGTGTCCGTTCCCGGTCGCGGGATTTCGTGCGAGACCGCCCTCGGAAAAATCGAAGTCTGCAAGCGCGGCGCGTTTGCGGGCGAAATAGAAGGCTCGAAAATACTCTCGGATTTCGAAAAACAGCACGGCGGCGAAACGCTTGTAGCGGTCGCGCTCGACGGCAATTTGCGCGGGCTTATCGCGCTCGGCGACACGCTCAGAGGCGAGGCGAAAACCGCGGTAGACGAGTTGCGCGCGCTCTCCATTGACGCCGAAATGCTCACGGGCGACAACGAGGCCGCCGCAAAGGCTGTCGCCGATGCCGTAGGCATTGCGAAATTTTCGGCAAACGCCATGCCCGCCGACAAATTCAACGAGGTCGAACGCCTGGCAAAAAGCGGCAGGACCGTCTGCATGGTGGGCGACGGCGTAAACGACGCCCCAGCCCTCGCCGCCGCAAACGCATCGGTTGCGATGGGGAAAATCGGCAACGACATGGCGGTCGAAAACGCCGACATCACACTGCTCTCCGACGGAATAGCCGAAATACCGCGCATTATCAAATTCTCGCGCAAAACAATGGCGGTTATCAAAACTAACATGGGCATTTCGCTCACGGTTAGCGCGCTCGCAATCACGGCCTCCGCTTTCGGTCTCCTCGACCCCGTCTCGGGCGCACTCCTCCACAACCTCTCCTCAATCTTCGTAGTCTCCAACTCCGCCAGACTGAGCGGACAATAA
- a CDS encoding DUF935 family protein, producing MNAKGNNPTISSRFLRARFNTIKNLRPDTLSRALEEFEAGRLGTAARMFEAILRRDDVICGLNLKRKKSIARLECEIVVSENSQRAFEHKKILSDFYSSLEARSATDKNERGGLRMLVSQMMDAVAMKYSAHKISFSEKNGKIRGVFEQYPLWLFENTSGKLRLLEREGQLADGAPLDEGEWLITCGDGLMTASSIAYIFKQLPLKDWLIYCERNGMPGIKAKTDAFPDSPQWEAACEAVADFGAEFHAVLSEGTDIEAIDVSTKGELPYPALVERVDRMLCALWRGSDLNTISGDNRQGASVQWYESSLIEEADAALVGDTLNRCVDAQVIRLATGDETPLAKFRLKLPDYEMHKCELEIIERLAALGLSPDKTELARRFAFPASNKKESNEIG from the coding sequence ATGAATGCAAAAGGCAACAATCCCACGATAAGTTCGCGCTTCCTGAGGGCGCGATTCAACACGATTAAAAACCTGCGCCCCGATACGCTCTCCCGCGCCCTCGAAGAATTCGAAGCCGGAAGGCTCGGAACGGCGGCTCGAATGTTCGAGGCAATTCTGCGCCGCGACGACGTAATTTGCGGGCTGAACCTCAAACGCAAAAAATCGATAGCGCGGCTCGAATGCGAAATCGTCGTAAGCGAAAATTCGCAGAGGGCGTTCGAGCACAAAAAGATTCTGTCCGACTTCTATTCGTCGCTCGAAGCAAGGAGCGCGACCGACAAAAACGAGCGCGGCGGGCTTCGCATGCTCGTCTCGCAGATGATGGACGCTGTCGCGATGAAATACTCGGCGCACAAAATTTCGTTTTCCGAAAAGAACGGGAAAATCCGCGGGGTGTTCGAGCAATACCCGCTCTGGCTCTTCGAAAACACGAGCGGCAAACTGAGGCTGCTCGAACGCGAGGGGCAGCTCGCCGACGGCGCGCCGCTCGACGAGGGCGAATGGCTCATCACCTGCGGCGACGGTCTGATGACGGCGTCGTCAATCGCATACATTTTCAAACAACTGCCGCTCAAAGACTGGCTCATCTACTGCGAGCGCAACGGCATGCCGGGGATTAAGGCGAAAACCGACGCCTTCCCAGACTCGCCCCAGTGGGAGGCGGCGTGCGAGGCCGTCGCCGATTTCGGCGCGGAATTCCACGCTGTGCTTTCGGAGGGCACGGACATAGAGGCAATCGACGTTTCCACAAAGGGCGAGCTGCCCTACCCCGCGCTCGTCGAACGCGTAGACAGAATGCTCTGCGCCCTCTGGCGCGGCAGCGACCTCAACACAATCAGCGGCGACAACAGGCAGGGCGCGAGCGTGCAGTGGTACGAAAGCTCGCTCATAGAGGAGGCCGACGCCGCGCTTGTAGGCGACACGCTCAACCGCTGTGTGGACGCGCAGGTAATCAGGCTTGCGACGGGCGACGAAACGCCGCTTGCGAAATTCAGGCTGAAACTGCCCGACTACGAAATGCACAAGTGCGAGCTTGAAATCATCGAACGCCTCGCCGCCCTCGGACTCTCGCCCGACAAAACCGAACTCGCGCGGAGGTTCGCATTCCCCGCTTCAAACAAAAAGGAATCCAATGAAATCGGATAG
- a CDS encoding phage protease has translation MKSDRELLQVLCPFGEWPHAKGMQVVDEESARKMKRAAAWSAAVGIPIYVGHPDDEGIRAEAVGRIKRICPTNDGIAVVAAYPQKTYEKIVRGEFSAMSPRWRMQKLGDGRYRPVKLLSVGLTNNPNISESGKILGFGGRGLAQTAERSRAAMAKMGKLAEEIEICAEKAESLRKSAAAATISERLAARKNADERPERRLAELALERSRRLGEPYTKSFAAVKKQKLNG, from the coding sequence ATGAAATCGGATAGGGAGCTTTTGCAGGTGCTTTGCCCCTTCGGAGAATGGCCGCACGCAAAGGGCATGCAGGTTGTCGACGAAGAGTCGGCGCGGAAAATGAAACGCGCGGCGGCTTGGAGCGCGGCGGTCGGCATTCCGATTTACGTCGGACACCCCGACGACGAGGGAATCAGGGCGGAGGCGGTGGGGCGCATAAAGCGCATATGCCCGACAAACGACGGCATCGCGGTCGTGGCGGCGTACCCGCAAAAAACCTACGAGAAAATAGTGAGGGGAGAATTTTCGGCGATGTCGCCGCGCTGGCGAATGCAGAAGCTCGGCGACGGCAGATACCGCCCCGTGAAGCTCCTGTCGGTAGGTCTTACGAACAACCCGAACATTTCCGAAAGCGGAAAAATTCTCGGCTTCGGCGGGCGCGGTTTGGCGCAAACTGCCGAACGCTCCCGCGCGGCGATGGCGAAAATGGGAAAGCTCGCGGAGGAAATAGAAATCTGCGCGGAAAAGGCGGAGTCGCTCAGAAAAAGCGCGGCGGCGGCGACAATCTCGGAACGGCTGGCGGCGCGGAAAAACGCCGACGAACGCCCCGAAAGGAGGCTTGCCGAACTTGCGCTCGAACGGTCGCGCAGACTCGGCGAGCCGTACACGAAAAGCTTTGCGGCGGTAAAAAAACAGAAACTCAACGGATAG
- a CDS encoding capsid cement protein, whose amino-acid sequence MTDNRQKLSARLAEGLRAAFERKPAFCNIADGTHAGSITMVAEESVDNAYLVVKAGANDGGFAVAGAADKPFGVCSDEGAKGERLAVILPASAESTIMCRAATDIPAGASVYTSANGKVSAAAADGSYKVGVAVCSAVSGGLAEIDPQGFGESAWKLAACGVHEWTTATTSDSLEFSGLNSDSVVIAAVQSAGGSEKTVKAAASTSGISFTLDANGTAGSTKIAWIAISKN is encoded by the coding sequence ATGACAGACAACAGACAAAAACTGTCCGCGCGGCTCGCAGAAGGCCTCCGCGCGGCGTTCGAACGCAAGCCCGCGTTCTGCAACATCGCAGACGGCACGCACGCAGGCTCGATTACAATGGTCGCGGAGGAATCCGTAGACAACGCGTACCTCGTGGTAAAGGCGGGCGCAAACGACGGCGGCTTCGCGGTTGCGGGCGCGGCGGACAAGCCTTTCGGAGTGTGCTCCGACGAGGGCGCAAAAGGCGAAAGGCTCGCGGTGATTCTGCCCGCAAGCGCGGAAAGCACAATCATGTGCCGCGCGGCGACCGACATTCCCGCGGGAGCAAGCGTATACACGTCGGCAAACGGCAAGGTTTCGGCGGCGGCGGCGGACGGCTCGTACAAAGTGGGCGTCGCGGTGTGCTCGGCGGTTTCCGGCGGGCTTGCGGAAATCGACCCGCAGGGCTTCGGCGAATCGGCGTGGAAGCTCGCCGCGTGCGGCGTGCACGAATGGACTACGGCGACAACTTCGGACTCCCTCGAATTTTCGGGGCTTAACTCCGACAGCGTTGTAATCGCCGCCGTTCAAAGCGCGGGAGGCTCGGAAAAGACGGTAAAGGCCGCGGCGTCTACGTCGGGCATAAGCTTCACGCTCGACGCGAACGGCACGGCTGGCTCCACGAAAATCGCATGGATTGCAATAAGCAAAAACTAA